The Thermomonospora amylolytica sequence CAGGTCGTCGGCGATCTGGAAGGCCAGCCCCAGCCGGGCCCCGAATCCGCGCAGCGCCTCGGCCCGGTCGCGGTCCGCCCCGGCGAACGCCGCGCCGAGGGCGCACGAGCAGGCCAGCAGGGCGGCGGTCTTGCCCTCGGCCATGCCGAGGCACTCGCGGACGGTGACGTCGTGGCGTTCCTCCATCACCAGGTCGGCCAGCTGCCCGGCCACCAGTTGCTGCACGGTCCCGGCCAGCATCCGCTGGGTGCCGGTCAGGTCGGGGTTGCCGGGCACCGCCAGCACGTCGCCGGCCAGGGCCAGCAGCGCGTCACCGGCCAGGATGGCGGGGCTGACGCCGAACACCCGCCAGGCGGTGGGCCGGTGCCGGCGGGTGTCGTCGCCGTCCATCACGTCGTCGTGCAGCAGGGAGAAGTTGTGCACCAGCTCCACGGCGACCGCGGCGGGCAGCGCGGTCTCGGCGGCGCCGCCCGCGGCCTGCGCCGACAGCAGCGCCAGCGCGGGCCGCAGCGCCTTGCCGGGGTCGGCGCCGGCGGGCCGGCCGTGCTCGTCCCACCAGCCGAAGTGCCATCCGGCGATCCGCCGGACCGGGGGCGGGAGGGTGTCCACCGCGGCCCGCAGGCCGGGGTCGACCAGCTCGCGGGCCCAGGACAGCAGCTCCTCGGCGGAGCGGCCGTCGGCGCGTTGCGTCATCGCCATCCCAGATTCCTCTCCGGACGCGGATCAGGCGTGCTCAGGACGCGAAGACCACCACGTCCTCCAGGACGCCCAGCGCGTCGGGCACCAGCACCGCCGCCGAGAAGTACGCGCTGACCAGGTACTTGATGACGGCCTGGTCGTCGATGCCCATGAACCGCAC is a genomic window containing:
- a CDS encoding family 2 encapsulin nanocompartment cargo protein polyprenyl transferase, translated to MAMTQRADGRSAEELLSWARELVDPGLRAAVDTLPPPVRRIAGWHFGWWDEHGRPAGADPGKALRPALALLSAQAAGGAAETALPAAVAVELVHNFSLLHDDVMDGDDTRRHRPTAWRVFGVSPAILAGDALLALAGDVLAVPGNPDLTGTQRMLAGTVQQLVAGQLADLVMEERHDVTVRECLGMAEGKTAALLACSCALGAAFAGADRDRAEALRGFGARLGLAFQIADDLLGIWGDPAVTGKPVHADLRNRKKSLPVVVALRSETTAGRELVDLYRRPAPLTEPEVRHAVELLERSGAPAWCTDHAETLLADGLRLLGSAGLHDPAAGELAALARLAARRDR